The region TCGTTTTGAGGTTCGACCCGGCGTAAAAGATAGTTTGCAATTAATGAAGTTTTTAAAAGAGGTAAAATCAAAATAATATGTTACAAATAAAATCAATAGCGGATAAGCGCGGATATTACGGGGAGTTTGGTGGTGCATGGATCCCTGAGATGTTGCGCCCCAATATAAAAGAGCTGGAGGCTCATTACCTGGGAATTTTAAATGATCCCGATTTTCAAAAAACTTTCCGGAATCTTTTAACCGAATATACTGGAAGACCGACGCCGCTCTATTTTGCCGAAAGGTTATCAAAACAATATCAAACCAATATTTGGCTTAAGCGCGAAGACCTCAATCATACCGGAGCCCACAAAATAAACAATACCATTGGGCAGGTTTTGATGGCAGAACATTTGGGCAAGAAGCGTATTATTGCTGAAACCGGGGCAGGTCAGCATGGGGTGGCCACGGCTACTGTGTGTGCTTTGCGGGGATTAGAGTGTGTGGTGCATATGGGTGCTTTGGATGTGGAGCGGCAGGCACCAAACGTAGCACGAATGAAGATGCTGGGAGCCACAGTTGTACCGGCTACAAGTGGCAATAAAACCCTCAAGGATGCAACCAACGAGGCGCTTCGCGATTGGATCAATAACCCGGCTGATACTTTTTATGTAATTGGCTCTGTTGTAGGGCCGCATCCATATCCGGAGATTGTTACTCAATTACAATCAGTTATCAGCGCAGAAATTGCCGAGCAATTCAAAGCTAAAACCGGAAAGAGTGAGCCTGATTATGTAATGGCGTGTGTTGGCGGGGGAAGTAATGCTGCCGGGGCTTTTTATCACTTTTTAAACACAGGTGTAAAGCTGGTTGGTATTGAAGCCGCAGGTAAGGGTTTGCATACTGAAGAGCATGCAGCTACTATAAATTTTGGACGGACAGGAATTCTGCATGGTGCTAAAAGTTTGCTTATTCAAACCGACGATGGACAGGTGGTTGAACCATATTCTATCTCTGCCGGCCTCGATTATCCGGGTATTGGACCATTGCATGCCTGGTTGCATCAAACAGGTAAAGCTCAGTTTCTTGGTGTGGACGACCAGGAGGCTCTTGATGCAGCTGTTGAATTGACCCGGCTGGAGGGCATTATACCTGCCCTTGAATCAGCCCATGCTTTTGCAGCACTCAAAAAATTGGACTTTAAAAAAAACGATAACGTTGTGATCAATCTTTCGGGTCGTGGCGATAAAGACATGGCTACCTACCTGAAAGCACTTGATTTGAAATGATTCTCTTTCAATGAAAAAATCTCTGAAATGAATAAACTCGATCAACTTTTTAAGCATAAAAAACAAAATCTGCTTTCTGTATATTTTACTGCCGGATACCCTGAACAAGACGATACAGTAAGGGTGGCAGCCCAGTTAGATAAGGCAGGAGTAGATTTTATAGAAATAGGGTTCCCATTTTCTGATCCGGTGGCCGATGGTCCGGTGATACAAAAAAGCAGCAAGCAGGCCTTGGATAA is a window of Salinivirga cyanobacteriivorans DNA encoding:
- the trpB gene encoding tryptophan synthase subunit beta; this translates as MLQIKSIADKRGYYGEFGGAWIPEMLRPNIKELEAHYLGILNDPDFQKTFRNLLTEYTGRPTPLYFAERLSKQYQTNIWLKREDLNHTGAHKINNTIGQVLMAEHLGKKRIIAETGAGQHGVATATVCALRGLECVVHMGALDVERQAPNVARMKMLGATVVPATSGNKTLKDATNEALRDWINNPADTFYVIGSVVGPHPYPEIVTQLQSVISAEIAEQFKAKTGKSEPDYVMACVGGGSNAAGAFYHFLNTGVKLVGIEAAGKGLHTEEHAATINFGRTGILHGAKSLLIQTDDGQVVEPYSISAGLDYPGIGPLHAWLHQTGKAQFLGVDDQEALDAAVELTRLEGIIPALESAHAFAALKKLDFKKNDNVVINLSGRGDKDMATYLKALDLK